The Candidatus Dadabacteria bacterium genome has a segment encoding these proteins:
- a CDS encoding PIN domain-containing protein, with product MSRIFWDTNLFIYLFEDKGERSERVSALRQRMIEREDELLTSALTLGEILIKPKKMGDDKLAQFYELAISAAATVLPFDSPAALKFAEIRQDPSIQAPDAIQLACASVARADLFITNDNRLSRKNIRGIQFVQSLENAVL from the coding sequence ATGAGCAGAATTTTCTGGGATACAAATCTCTTCATATATCTCTTTGAAGACAAAGGCGAGCGGAGCGAGCGAGTTTCGGCACTGCGCCAACGGATGATTGAACGCGAAGATGAACTGCTCACTTCGGCACTCACGCTGGGTGAGATTCTCATCAAACCCAAGAAAATGGGCGATGACAAGCTTGCACAGTTTTATGAACTTGCGATTTCAGCTGCTGCGACAGTACTGCCGTTTGATTCCCCTGCCGCCCTCAAGTTTGCTGAAATCCGCCAGGACCCTTCAATTCAGGCTCCAGATGCTATACAGCTCGCATGCGCTTCCGTTGCAAGGGCAGACCTGTTCATTACAAACGATAATCGCCTCAGCAGAAAGAACATCCGGGGGATTCAGTTCGTCCAGTCTCTTGAAAACGCAGTTCTCTGA